One window of Priestia filamentosa genomic DNA carries:
- a CDS encoding AAA family ATPase, which translates to MKETIGAFHFEEDEFITIALAHYHRFKESAHYDQKYKWYVLKELNEFMERSVITKETVGEIVHDLKKENTSSGYFVYWRSLLEFERFSITHEEQCTDVLRTLYDDEKPLKERLNEATRQSHSCGYSLGAPLLGYLLAAFDYTSYPMYKKEVLETFKNMIGAHEKLGRAADNYSQYVELCKYLLPFVAREVKNATMLDVQDFLYCITRYRELFVPVIIHYLKHLSEKPYEEAEDARVCTLLKMVHGAICEIPELSPLCIQKARELTTFKNDSYPSLVIYTKEQEGHVKLFLEIEKDEIRYGIMDEYEKDMDVIHRIEDFSFSRLRQKYETAYERLIRLNRQTVREERASYGKREENERQPVSFEHKVQFPSLYFEDEERLKRQIQSALKNGKHLIFAGPPGTGKSKLASEVCKSYGVQSVFTTASSDWSTFETIGGYHPTREGTLTFHPGLFLQCFKDDRTKKEQNKWLIVDEMNRADLDQAFGALLSVLAGDRVSLGFKAENGKNVTICPQEEGRDAVHEYSVPSSWRLIGTMNTRDKATLFQMSYAFMRRFAFISIHPPSEITEKVLLRYMNKWGIENYPFITELTKLWHVINRYEQVGPALIQDVALFTKDEGDFTSAFQLFLWPQIRLFEQEREFMNEICSLTFIDEETIRREWRDEQ; encoded by the coding sequence ATGAAGGAAACAATTGGAGCCTTTCATTTTGAAGAAGATGAGTTTATTACAATTGCTCTTGCTCATTACCATCGCTTCAAAGAGTCAGCTCACTATGATCAAAAATATAAGTGGTATGTATTAAAAGAGTTAAACGAATTTATGGAAAGAAGTGTTATAACAAAAGAAACGGTTGGGGAAATCGTTCATGATCTTAAAAAGGAAAATACATCAAGCGGGTACTTTGTTTATTGGCGTAGCTTACTCGAATTTGAACGGTTCTCTATCACTCATGAAGAACAATGTACAGATGTACTTAGAACGCTTTATGACGATGAGAAGCCTCTTAAAGAAAGACTTAATGAGGCGACTCGTCAAAGTCACTCATGTGGCTATTCATTAGGAGCTCCGCTTCTTGGTTATTTGCTTGCAGCATTTGATTATACATCGTACCCTATGTACAAAAAAGAAGTGCTTGAAACATTTAAAAATATGATCGGAGCACATGAGAAATTAGGGCGTGCTGCTGATAATTATAGTCAGTATGTGGAACTGTGCAAGTATCTTTTACCATTTGTAGCTCGTGAAGTAAAAAATGCAACAATGCTTGATGTGCAAGATTTCCTTTATTGTATAACAAGATATAGAGAGCTTTTTGTTCCTGTTATTATTCATTATTTAAAGCATCTTAGTGAAAAACCTTACGAAGAGGCAGAAGATGCACGAGTTTGTACTCTTTTGAAAATGGTTCACGGAGCAATTTGTGAAATACCAGAGTTATCGCCTCTTTGTATTCAAAAGGCTCGGGAGCTTACAACATTTAAAAATGATTCCTATCCTTCTCTTGTTATTTATACAAAAGAACAAGAAGGTCATGTAAAACTTTTTTTAGAAATTGAAAAAGATGAAATTCGCTATGGCATTATGGACGAGTATGAGAAAGACATGGACGTTATTCATCGAATTGAAGACTTTTCGTTCTCACGTCTTCGACAGAAATATGAAACAGCTTATGAACGACTCATTCGCCTTAATAGGCAAACAGTGCGGGAAGAAAGAGCTTCATATGGGAAAAGGGAAGAAAATGAGCGTCAGCCTGTTTCCTTTGAACATAAAGTACAGTTTCCCTCCCTTTATTTTGAAGATGAAGAACGCTTGAAAAGGCAAATTCAATCCGCATTGAAAAACGGAAAACATTTAATTTTCGCAGGACCTCCTGGTACAGGAAAATCAAAGCTTGCGAGTGAAGTTTGTAAAAGCTATGGAGTTCAGTCTGTATTTACAACAGCCTCCTCTGATTGGTCAACGTTCGAAACCATTGGAGGATACCATCCAACAAGAGAAGGGACATTAACTTTTCATCCAGGTCTTTTTTTGCAATGTTTTAAAGATGACAGAACGAAAAAAGAGCAAAATAAGTGGCTTATTGTTGATGAAATGAACCGAGCAGACCTTGATCAAGCATTTGGTGCGCTTCTTTCAGTTTTAGCAGGTGATCGTGTTTCTTTAGGATTTAAAGCGGAGAATGGAAAAAACGTAACGATTTGCCCGCAAGAAGAAGGAAGAGATGCTGTTCATGAATATAGCGTTCCTTCCTCATGGAGACTTATTGGCACAATGAATACAAGAGATAAAGCAACTTTATTTCAAATGAGCTATGCTTTTATGAGAAGATTTGCCTTTATCTCTATTCATCCTCCAAGTGAGATTACTGAGAAAGTTTTGCTTCGGTATATGAATAAATGGGGAATTGAAAACTATCCATTTATTACAGAACTTACAAAACTTTGGCATGTTATAAATCGATATGAACAAGTAGGGCCTGCTCTCATTCAGGATGTGGCTCTCTTTACGAAAGATGAAGGAGATTTTACATCTGCCTTTCAGCTGTTTTTATGGCCTCAAATTCGCTTGTTTGAACAAGAAAGAGAGTTCATGAATGAAATTTGTTCCCTAACCTTTATTGACGAAGAAACAATAAGAAGGGAGTGGAGAGATGAACAATAA
- a CDS encoding vWA domain-containing protein: protein MKFIKFNDSQIDSFLFMELEDLARTLTKDEEMEIEYRVSSYYDPYLKKMYLSHFWGQRPHEETVAGLKSDVFLRSTEITHGDYGAIARYIKHIRRSPIQSFARQLFMVFENLRLEEDCKKDRPGTKKVFLKRREMYKTYFSTQLRFNVERNIHTDALFCALYVLATLDNPFEELPSIQPDIDRVIPFLREQIMRTFEAKTTREVTRICEEISDVLEEVLEKDMLNTYFLLPDFNYEELEQGLTFDDLKRESKLKNDDVIKGEKSGEEDVHEDKLPTWHQETSKATESFLQFDLEQGSKTDLGGDDAVREGEDGDQALGVVQGQSKKAKRNDYSKLEALETRKEEPQEGGDESFGKDNRYAKALVKEKTRPTSEERSQYSANVKEIAPYQKRLKQMISKTLEHKRILPRTDLHFGRLNQKNLLRLATDDNPRLFHKKNSPSHEIDAVFSLLVDCSASMFDKMEQTKLGITLFHEALKSVHVPHEIVGFWEDTNDATETYQPNYFQHVIDFSSSYKKESGSEIMQLEPMEDNRDGFAIRHASQSLMKRSEKQKFLLVFSDGEPAAMGYEQNGVVDTHEAVLLARKQGIEVINVFLSNEPIDEGQQTTIRNIYGKYSILVEDVAELPNVLFPLLKRLLHKSIQTG from the coding sequence ATGAAGTTTATTAAATTCAATGATAGTCAAATTGATTCTTTTCTATTTATGGAGCTCGAAGACTTAGCTCGAACGCTGACAAAAGATGAAGAAATGGAGATTGAGTATCGCGTTTCTTCCTACTATGATCCATACTTAAAAAAAATGTATCTTAGCCATTTCTGGGGGCAGCGTCCACATGAGGAAACAGTAGCTGGCTTAAAAAGCGACGTGTTTTTGCGAAGCACGGAAATTACCCATGGTGATTACGGGGCCATTGCCCGCTATATAAAGCATATTCGTCGTTCTCCAATTCAAAGTTTCGCTCGCCAATTATTTATGGTATTTGAAAATCTTCGTCTTGAAGAAGATTGCAAAAAAGACCGACCAGGTACGAAGAAAGTATTTTTAAAGCGACGAGAAATGTACAAGACATACTTTAGCACCCAGCTTCGTTTTAATGTGGAGCGTAATATTCACACTGACGCGCTTTTTTGTGCTTTATACGTGCTAGCAACACTAGATAATCCCTTTGAAGAACTTCCGTCTATTCAACCTGACATTGACCGAGTGATTCCATTTTTACGCGAGCAAATTATGCGCACCTTTGAAGCTAAGACAACGCGTGAGGTAACGCGTATTTGTGAAGAAATAAGCGATGTCCTAGAAGAAGTGCTTGAAAAAGATATGTTAAACACATATTTTCTTCTTCCAGATTTTAATTATGAAGAGCTTGAGCAAGGATTAACGTTTGATGATTTAAAAAGAGAATCTAAGCTTAAGAATGATGATGTGATTAAAGGTGAGAAGTCAGGGGAAGAAGACGTTCACGAAGATAAATTGCCAACATGGCATCAAGAAACAAGTAAAGCAACGGAAAGTTTCCTTCAGTTTGATTTAGAGCAAGGCTCAAAAACAGATTTAGGCGGAGATGATGCTGTTCGTGAAGGAGAAGACGGAGATCAAGCGCTAGGTGTTGTTCAAGGGCAATCTAAAAAAGCAAAGCGAAACGATTATTCAAAGCTCGAAGCGCTTGAAACAAGAAAAGAAGAACCACAAGAAGGCGGAGATGAGTCGTTTGGAAAAGACAATCGCTATGCGAAAGCATTAGTAAAAGAAAAAACGCGCCCAACATCAGAGGAGCGTTCACAGTACAGTGCAAATGTAAAAGAAATTGCACCATATCAAAAGCGATTAAAACAAATGATTTCAAAAACGCTTGAGCATAAGCGGATTTTACCTCGCACTGATCTGCACTTCGGGCGTTTAAATCAAAAAAACTTGCTTCGTCTTGCAACAGACGACAATCCGCGGCTTTTTCATAAAAAGAACAGTCCATCTCATGAAATTGATGCTGTATTTTCGCTTCTTGTCGATTGTTCAGCCTCCATGTTCGACAAAATGGAGCAAACAAAGCTTGGCATTACTCTTTTTCATGAAGCATTAAAATCTGTACACGTACCACATGAAATTGTCGGCTTTTGGGAAGATACAAACGATGCAACAGAAACATATCAGCCAAACTACTTTCAACATGTTATTGATTTCTCTTCGTCGTATAAGAAAGAAAGCGGATCTGAAATTATGCAGCTTGAACCAATGGAAGATAACCGAGACGGCTTTGCAATTCGTCACGCTTCTCAAAGTTTAATGAAGCGCAGTGAAAAACAAAAGTTTCTGCTTGTTTTTTCAGATGGAGAGCCTGCTGCAATGGGATATGAGCAAAACGGAGTTGTTGATACACATGAAGCTGTTTTACTCGCACGTAAACAGGGAATTGAAGTAATCAACGTCTTTTTATCAAATGAACCAATTGATGAAGGACAGCAAACTACAATTCGCAATATTTACGGGAAATACAGCATTTTAGTTGAAGACGTTGCAGAACTTCCGAACGTTCTGTTTCCACTTCTAAAACGACTTCTTCATAAGAGTATTCAAACAGGATAA
- a CDS encoding LysR substrate-binding domain-containing protein: protein MPSIQQTYKGVKTMVVNQVEITKRFIKEGLGMSFLPFSVVEGEVKKGKIDAVPFSTFPLPASNLYVA from the coding sequence TTGCCGTCTATTCAGCAGACATATAAGGGCGTGAAAACGATGGTTGTTAACCAAGTAGAAATTACAAAACGGTTTATTAAGGAAGGATTAGGCATGTCTTTTCTTCCTTTTTCCGTTGTGGAAGGGGAAGTGAAGAAAGGGAAAATAGATGCTGTGCCTTTTTCTACCTTTCCTCTTCCGGCGTCAAATCTTTATGTTGCATGA
- a CDS encoding ATP-binding protein: protein MNIPKEIENLIEERQQGAYQDDERLIGKGGYMAEDEAIITDALIALSLGKNVLLKGPTGSGKTKLAETLSAYFKQPMHSVNCSVDLDAEALLGFKTIHTSGGETNIDFVPGPVIQAMTKGHLLYIDEINMAKPETLPILNGVLDYRKMITNPFTGEVVRGEQTFGVIAAINEGYVGTVPLNEALKNRFVIIDVPYIKGESLKAVLSSQSRLNDEKMIDKFVRLSTDLITQVENGQVSEEAASIRALIDTCDLALYMPPLRAIERGIVQKLEDEREKAAVQNIAETLFE from the coding sequence ATGAACATACCAAAAGAAATTGAAAATCTTATTGAAGAAAGACAACAAGGAGCATATCAAGACGATGAGCGTCTTATTGGAAAGGGCGGTTATATGGCTGAAGATGAAGCTATCATAACAGATGCTCTTATTGCGCTTTCATTAGGGAAAAACGTACTTTTAAAAGGACCAACAGGGTCAGGGAAAACGAAGCTAGCTGAAACACTGTCAGCTTACTTCAAACAGCCAATGCATAGTGTGAACTGTTCAGTTGACCTTGATGCCGAAGCGTTACTTGGATTTAAAACGATTCATACAAGCGGAGGAGAAACAAACATTGATTTTGTTCCAGGACCTGTTATTCAAGCTATGACAAAGGGTCATCTTCTATACATTGACGAAATCAACATGGCAAAGCCCGAAACATTGCCAATCTTAAACGGAGTACTTGACTATCGTAAAATGATTACAAATCCGTTTACAGGTGAAGTTGTACGTGGTGAGCAAACGTTTGGCGTTATCGCCGCAATCAATGAAGGATATGTTGGGACAGTACCTTTGAATGAAGCACTTAAAAACCGTTTCGTTATTATTGATGTTCCATATATTAAAGGAGAAAGCTTAAAAGCGGTTCTTTCTTCACAATCTCGCCTTAATGACGAGAAAATGATTGATAAGTTTGTAAGACTTTCAACAGATTTAATTACACAAGTAGAAAACGGACAAGTTTCAGAAGAAGCAGCCTCAATTAGAGCACTTATTGATACGTGTGATCTTGCTCTTTATATGCCGCCGCTTCGAGCAATTGAGCGTGGTATTGTTCAAAAACTAGAAGATGAGCGTGAAAAGGCTGCTGTCCAAAATATTGCTGAAACTCTTTTTGAGTAA
- a CDS encoding DUF2187 family protein — MENTPKAQPTADVGDMIQVNKGMYKGFKGKVMTVRESSVIVEMGVDSDSGEPVRTVINHRNYKKVKA; from the coding sequence ATGGAAAACACGCCAAAAGCTCAACCGACGGCAGACGTTGGTGACATGATTCAAGTTAATAAAGGAATGTACAAAGGATTCAAAGGAAAAGTTATGACAGTGCGCGAAAGCTCTGTTATTGTGGAAATGGGCGTTGACTCAGATTCTGGTGAGCCTGTTCGTACAGTAATCAATCATCGTAACTATAAAAAAGTAAAAGCTTAA
- a CDS encoding LysR family transcriptional regulator encodes MDMKWVETFLVAAKHENFRKTSELLFLSQPTVTAHIKHLERELGISFFKRSGRHVYLTEAGRRFVPHAEKLVESYYDEVQTLESFKQGFQRKITVAVAPYIASAILPRFLSSFLHRYPKIEVMINVVKSMEISSELESGRADGGLSRMPVSHAICKSILQDSVILAVPPSSKNESLFFSFSSAPVID; translated from the coding sequence ATGGATATGAAGTGGGTAGAAACGTTTCTTGTTGCAGCAAAGCATGAAAATTTTAGAAAGACCTCTGAGCTTCTTTTTCTTTCTCAGCCAACTGTTACAGCACATATTAAGCATTTAGAACGAGAGCTTGGCATTTCTTTTTTTAAACGCTCTGGACGCCACGTTTATTTAACAGAAGCAGGACGGAGATTTGTTCCACATGCTGAAAAATTGGTGGAAAGCTACTATGATGAGGTGCAAACTTTAGAAAGCTTTAAGCAAGGATTTCAGCGTAAAATAACAGTTGCCGTTGCTCCTTATATTGCTTCAGCTATTTTGCCAAGATTTCTTAGCTCTTTTTTACATAGATATCCTAAAATCGAAGTTATGATAAATGTTGTAAAGTCTATGGAAATTAGCAGTGAGCTTGAAAGCGGAAGAGCAGACGGGGGTTTATCAAGGATGCCTGTTTCACACGCAATATGTAAAAGTATTTTACAAGATTCCGTTATTCTCGCAGTTCCTCCTTCTAGTAAAAATGAATCCCTTTTTTTCTCTTTTTCATCAGCACCAGTTATTGATTAA
- a CDS encoding acyl-CoA--6-aminopenicillanic acid acyl-transferase: MQSIFVNVKQGRGTSYELGHMLGKWHKGTILYESHKRRRKKSLRSYPIQIKEARKRVEEFAPHIWEELEGISDGMDWTLEDVVHEYSGYQGEWKKSGCSALMAEGFYARNYDYHPKTYDGRFLLWQPSEAYASIGFAQRLIGRMDGMNEKGLSIGYHFVHRKKAGDGFICCSIARFILDTCQTTEEAVELLRNIPHRHSFNYTMNDKNDRAAIVEASPRGVNVSYGRSLACSNHFRSRELQDENRRHLVESKERLEKLEEALENPLTPYRAFELFNHTDYPFFKRDYRNWAGTIHSSVYAPKTGRVYIGVGENRRPVVFSFYNWIKGQKNVITKIKGEVDTNLDFPHLSIL, translated from the coding sequence ATGCAATCCATTTTTGTGAACGTTAAGCAAGGAAGAGGCACATCATATGAACTTGGCCACATGCTTGGCAAATGGCATAAGGGAACCATTTTGTATGAGTCGCATAAAAGACGAAGAAAGAAGTCATTAAGAAGCTACCCTATCCAAATAAAAGAAGCGCGTAAGAGGGTAGAAGAGTTTGCCCCACACATATGGGAAGAGCTTGAAGGTATTTCAGATGGAATGGATTGGACATTAGAAGACGTTGTGCATGAGTATAGCGGCTACCAAGGAGAATGGAAAAAGTCAGGCTGCTCTGCTCTTATGGCGGAAGGCTTTTATGCTCGAAACTATGATTACCATCCTAAAACATATGATGGTCGCTTTTTACTTTGGCAACCGAGCGAAGCATATGCAAGTATCGGATTTGCTCAAAGGTTGATTGGACGTATGGACGGAATGAATGAAAAGGGCCTTTCAATTGGGTATCATTTCGTCCATCGGAAGAAAGCAGGAGACGGGTTTATTTGCTGCTCTATAGCGCGCTTTATTCTTGATACATGTCAAACAACAGAAGAAGCAGTAGAATTATTAAGAAATATTCCACACCGCCACTCGTTTAATTATACGATGAACGATAAAAATGACCGTGCCGCAATTGTTGAAGCATCTCCGCGCGGAGTTAACGTTTCATATGGAAGAAGTCTTGCATGCTCCAATCATTTTAGATCCCGGGAACTTCAAGATGAAAACCGCCGTCACCTTGTTGAATCAAAAGAAAGACTAGAAAAACTTGAAGAAGCATTAGAAAATCCACTAACACCGTATAGAGCATTTGAGCTCTTTAATCATACAGATTATCCTTTTTTTAAGCGTGACTACAGAAACTGGGCAGGAACGATTCATTCTTCTGTTTATGCTCCAAAAACAGGGCGAGTATATATTGGAGTTGGAGAAAATCGCCGTCCCGTTGTTTTTTCTTTTTATAATTGGATAAAAGGACAAAAAAATGTGATTACAAAAATTAAGGGAGAAGTAGATACGAATTTAGACTTTCCTCATTTGAGCATCTTATAA
- a CDS encoding class I SAM-dependent methyltransferase translates to MKEALGTKNQWNPEYYDQTASFVAKYGEDVLLLLRAKEGECILDLGCGTGSHAHQIALLGASVIGIDASQNMIRKAKESYPHLEFRIGSGEDFQLERKVDAVFSNAALHWMKRPERVISSVNHCLKSGGRFVGEMGCRGNVDSIIQALYQALEEYGIEKKDIYNPWYFPSVGEYTTLLEQGGFEVCYVSSFVRPTELAKENEGIKGWIANFAGDFLTHIDQSIQGEVVKRVESIAKEHLYKNEKWVADYKRLRFLAIKNKEQKTL, encoded by the coding sequence ATGAAAGAAGCTCTTGGTACAAAAAATCAGTGGAACCCAGAATACTATGATCAAACCGCGTCATTTGTCGCTAAATATGGAGAAGATGTGCTCCTGTTACTTCGTGCAAAAGAGGGTGAATGTATCTTAGATTTGGGCTGTGGAACAGGAAGTCATGCTCATCAGATTGCATTACTAGGGGCAAGTGTTATAGGAATTGATGCTTCACAAAACATGATTAGAAAAGCTAAAGAATCCTATCCTCACCTTGAGTTTAGAATCGGAAGCGGAGAAGATTTTCAGCTTGAAAGAAAAGTAGACGCTGTTTTTTCAAACGCTGCTCTACACTGGATGAAGAGGCCTGAACGAGTTATATCTTCCGTAAATCACTGTTTAAAAAGCGGAGGTCGGTTTGTTGGGGAAATGGGATGTAGGGGGAATGTAGATTCTATTATTCAAGCTTTGTATCAAGCTTTAGAAGAGTATGGAATAGAAAAAAAAGATATATACAATCCATGGTATTTCCCGAGTGTTGGCGAATATACGACTCTTCTTGAACAGGGAGGATTTGAAGTATGTTACGTTTCCTCTTTCGTTCGACCAACAGAACTTGCTAAAGAAAATGAAGGCATCAAGGGATGGATTGCTAACTTTGCGGGGGATTTTCTTACACATATAGACCAAAGTATTCAAGGAGAAGTTGTAAAAAGAGTAGAGAGCATTGCAAAGGAACACTTGTATAAAAATGAAAAGTGGGTTGCTGATTACAAACGCTTGCGATTCTTAGCAATAAAAAATAAAGAGCAAAAAACCTTATGA